Genomic DNA from Dehalococcoidia bacterium:
CGGGCGAGTGGGGCAGGAGATCGCCCGCATACTGGCTGACGAAAAAGCCGAATTTGTCATTGTGGACAAGAGCCGCGAGGCCATCACACAGGCTGAACTGGACAACCACCTGTATATCATGGCCGATGCCGCCAGCGACGAAGCTTTGAAAGAAGCCGGCATAGAGCGCGCCAGGGGGCTCATAGTGGCGCTGGGCAACGACGCCGACAGCACCTATGTGACACTTTCTGCCCGCCAGCTCAATCCTAAAATATTTATCGAGGCGCGCGTTTCCGCCCCCGAAGCCGAAGGCAAGCTCAAGAGGGCCGGAGCCGACCGCATCATTTCGCCCTATTCCATCGGAGCCCGGCGCATGGCCATGCTGGCGCTGCAACCCGAGGTGGCTGATTTTATCGACATAGTCTCGTTCAAGGGGCACGAGTTGCACCTGGAAAACCTGACGGTGGGAAGCGGCTCGCCACTGGCGGATAAAAATGTGGGCGAAGCCCGCCAACGCAGCAAAGCAGTTGTGCTGGCGATCAACAGAAACAGCGGGCAACTGGTGGCCAACCCGCCGGATGCGGAGAAGATACAGGCCGGCGACGGCCTGATAGCAATGGGCACCAGGGATGAATTGCGCGCCATGGAGGGTATTTGTGAAAGCTGCAAACTCGAAGAATAAAAATAAGACCAGGGTCGGCATCGTCAACGTGACGGGATACGCCGGAGTGGAACTGGCGCGATTATTGAGCCGCCATCCGGGCGTCGAGCTGGTTTCCCTGAGCGGCAGGAGCGCCGCAGGTAAAAAACTGGGCGAGGTATTTCCACACCTGGCGGACCTGGACCTGAAAATAACCGCCGAGCTCGGAGAGGTGGATTTCGCCTTTTCGGCCCTGCCGCACAAGGAGAGCGCCCCGGTGGTAGCCAAACTTATCGCCGGCGGCGTGAAGGTGGTGGATATCAGCGCGGATTTCCGCCTCAGGGACGCCGCTCTTTACCAGGAGTGGTATAACTTCAGCCACCCGGCGAAGCAACTGCTTAAAGAGGCGGTCTACGGCCTGCCCGAGCTGTACCGTAAAGACATCGCCAGAGCGCGCCTGGTAGCCAACCCGGGCTGTTACCCCACCAGCGCCATACTCGCCTTAGCTCCGGTTATGAAGGCGGGCTTAATCGGCAGCCACGTCATCATCGACAGCAAGTCCGGCATTTCGGGTTCGGGGCGCTCACTGAACCTTTCCACTCACTATGCGGAGGCTAACGAGGATGTCACGGCCTATGCCCTGGAAGGCCATCGCCACCTGCCGGAAATGGAGCAGGAGCTGGCGCGCTTCATGCATGGAGCCCGGCCTGTGTTGACCTTCGTGCCGCACCTCATCCCCATGACGCGCGGCATATTGACGACGGCCTATGCCCCGCTTTCCGGCAGGCTGGAAGCCAGCAAGGACGGCATGGCAGAACTCAAGGTGCTTTTCCAGGATTTCTATAAGGATGAGCCCTTCGTGCGCATTTCACCGGCGCCGCCGCACTCCAAGCACACCTGGGGCTCCAATATGTGCCTCATTCATCCGACCATAGACGTGAGGAGCGGGCGCGTAATAGTCATCAGCGCCATCGATAACCTGGTCAAGGGAGCGGCGGGGCAGGCCGTCCAGAACATGAATATCATGCTTGGACTGCCAGAAACGATGGGGCTGGAGGCGGCAGCCGTCTATCCGTAAATTCAAGCACGAAGCACTAAAGCCGAAATACGAAACAATGACCAAAACCCTAATGTTTAAAACAT
This window encodes:
- a CDS encoding potassium channel protein, which encodes MSKRLLTLAGVLAVILTFGVAGYMLIEGWNFLDALYMTVITVATVGFAEVHPLDSAGRIFTIFLIVGGSGGVVYTLTTLVQFVMEGQLGSALWRRNMKNRINHLKNHLILCGYGRVGQEIARILADEKAEFVIVDKSREAITQAELDNHLYIMADAASDEALKEAGIERARGLIVALGNDADSTYVTLSARQLNPKIFIEARVSAPEAEGKLKRAGADRIISPYSIGARRMAMLALQPEVADFIDIVSFKGHELHLENLTVGSGSPLADKNVGEARQRSKAVVLAINRNSGQLVANPPDAEKIQAGDGLIAMGTRDELRAMEGICESCKLEE
- a CDS encoding N-acetyl-gamma-glutamyl-phosphate reductase, whose protein sequence is MNCAPWRVFVKAANSKNKNKTRVGIVNVTGYAGVELARLLSRHPGVELVSLSGRSAAGKKLGEVFPHLADLDLKITAELGEVDFAFSALPHKESAPVVAKLIAGGVKVVDISADFRLRDAALYQEWYNFSHPAKQLLKEAVYGLPELYRKDIARARLVANPGCYPTSAILALAPVMKAGLIGSHVIIDSKSGISGSGRSLNLSTHYAEANEDVTAYALEGHRHLPEMEQELARFMHGARPVLTFVPHLIPMTRGILTTAYAPLSGRLEASKDGMAELKVLFQDFYKDEPFVRISPAPPHSKHTWGSNMCLIHPTIDVRSGRVIVISAIDNLVKGAAGQAVQNMNIMLGLPETMGLEAAAVYP